The genomic DNA AACAAGGATAAGTCTTCTTCAAGCGAAAAGCAAAGTAGCAGTTCTTCTGTGAATCAATCTTCTTCGACCATTTTTAGCAGTAGTGGTGAGTATATCCCATTTGATCATTCTTTACCGCTTCTTGCGGATAGTGTTCGCTCTGGTGCCTATAAAATTTATGAAGATTCCCGTGATGGACAAAAATATTATTACTTGACAATTAACGGGAAGCGTAAAGATGGAACTCGTGGCTCGGTAACGATTTTTGCTCAAAACCTTAATTATGGTGTGCAAATAGACGGAACTGAAAATCAGAACGATGATAACAAAGTTGAGAAATACTGCTATGAAAATGATTGGATAAGGTGCGACGAGTATGGTGGACTATATCAATGGGCGGAAGCGATGGGGTTGCCTAGCGAATGCAATACAAAAAGTTGTGCCAATTTAATAAGCAATCCGAGTAATCATCAGGGCATTTGCCCTAATGGTTGGCGGTTGATGACTTATGATGATTATGAACTAATCTATTGGAGCACTGATAAGGGGGCGTTAGGCATTCGCTCGCAATATACCTTTAAGGGTTCCAATTATACCGGTTTTTCTTTAGTAGGTGCGGGGTATCGGTGTAGCGGATGTTCTAAAGGTTTTGAAGGCCGACTTGGTATCGCTGGATGGTATTACCCCACTGAAATTGACAAAAATAAAAAATTATCCACTAGCGAGGAATTCGATAGATCTAATGTGTTTGCGAGCGTAGGATATTCTTATGACAACAAAGATGATCTTACGCCCAATACAGCAAGGTCAGATTCCAAATTATGGGGCTTGTCTATTCGCTGTGTGATGGCCAATCAAGAATAATTGTTTTAGAAGGTAAAGCATGTCCAGAAACAAGAACCGCAAGCAGAGAGAAAATATGAACAACCGTATTGATCAATACAAACTTGAACAACTCGAACCCCGCCTGATGATGGATTTTGCGGTATAAATTCCACATTCCATATTTCACATTGCTTGGTTTGTGGGTGGTGAAAATTTTTACAGGAGATAATGGTATGAAGTGTGTCAAGGGTCTTGGTTTCTTGTGGGTGGCGGTGCTCGCGGCAATCTTCGCCCTTTCGGCTTGCGATGACTCTTCGTCGGCTAGTTCCGACGAAACAGGTGTTTCCAGTTCGTCTGTAGAGTCGCCTGATTCGAGTGTCACCCTGAGCGGAGCGTCAGCGGAGTCGAATGGGTCTAGTGACGAAAATATGGAAAAAGACAAGTCATCGAGTAGTGAGAATAAGTCTAGCAGTTCCACAAATGAAACAAAAGTCTCTTCTGATTCCAAGAGTTCCAGTTCTGTGAAGTCCGATGACTCATCCAGCAGCAACAAGGACAACTCTAGTTCGTCGGTGAATTTGTCTTCAAGCGAAAAGCAAAGCAGTAGTTCCGTAAAGCCGTCCAGTTCTTCCGTGAAGCGTTCTTCGTCATCAGTTGCTTCAAGTAGTAGTTTTGTAAGATGGGGCGATCTTCCCCCGAATTTTTCGTATGGTGAATTTGAATATGAACAGCGTATATACAAGTATCTGACTGTGACAGGAAAAGATACTAATAATAAAGCGGCAACAATCAATGTTATGGCAGAGAATTTGAATGTTGGTATAATGATTGATGGCTCTGAGAATCAATCTGACAACTCTAAAGTTGAACGCTACTGCTATGACAATGATACCACAAAATGCCTAAAGTATGGTGGACTTTACCAATGGGCTGAAATGATGGGCTTCAACGATAGTTGTAATACCAAGAGTTGTGCCCATTTGATTCAAGAGAATCATCAGGGAATTTGCCCAGGTGGTTGGCGTTTGCTTACATACAATGATTTTTATATTGTAGTTCACGCAGATGGAAATGATGCGGGTGTGAAAGGTGTTAGATCAACGGGTTTTGGCGGCCTTAACTATACAGGGTATAGTTTAATTGCCGCTGGATATAATTGGGCATATG from Fibrobacter sp. UWR3 includes the following:
- a CDS encoding FISUMP domain-containing protein; amino-acid sequence: MSSSSAKETKNSSDSKSSSSVKSGDSSSSNKDKSSSSEKQSSSSSVNQSSSTIFSSSGEYIPFDHSLPLLADSVRSGAYKIYEDSRDGQKYYYLTINGKRKDGTRGSVTIFAQNLNYGVQIDGTENQNDDNKVEKYCYENDWIRCDEYGGLYQWAEAMGLPSECNTKSCANLISNPSNHQGICPNGWRLMTYDDYELIYWSTDKGALGIRSQYTFKGSNYTGFSLVGAGYRCSGCSKGFEGRLGIAGWYYPTEIDKNKKLSTSEEFDRSNVFASVGYSYDNKDDLTPNTARSDSKLWGLSIRCVMANQE
- a CDS encoding fibrobacter succinogenes major paralogous domain-containing protein, with product MKRSSSSVASSSSFVRWGDLPPNFSYGEFEYEQRIYKYLTVTGKDTNNKAATINVMAENLNVGIMIDGSENQSDNSKVERYCYDNDTTKCLKYGGLYQWAEMMGFNDSCNTKSCAHLIQENHQGICPGGWRLLTYNDFYIVVHADGNDAGVKGVRSTGFGGLNYTGYSLIAAGYNWAYEFSDLNDYTYWFYPEESKNYAQEGAVAGSQGKSSTGNSRSDQYKTYGFSVRCVKVD